In Crinalium epipsammum PCC 9333, the following are encoded in one genomic region:
- a CDS encoding TVP38/TMEM64 family protein — MIDKLLKQQFTGTKRKYKLILIVLLASIITLVLTSEPALAQKAVNTQGFNPQAILRNALEWIDSLGAIGAIAFIAIYIIATVAFFPGSILTLGAGVVFGVVLGSLYVFIGAIIGAIAAFLVGRYLARNWVAKKIAANQKFQAIDRAVTKEGLKIVLLTRLSPIFPFNLLNYAFGITGVSIKDYVIGSLGMIPGTIMYVYLGSLAGNLALIGTDSQPTNLTLQWLIRIIGFIATVVVTIYVSRIAKKALEQDVL; from the coding sequence ATGATCGATAAACTGCTTAAACAACAATTTACTGGCACTAAGCGAAAATACAAATTAATTCTGATAGTGCTGTTAGCATCTATTATCACCCTTGTACTGACCAGTGAACCTGCTTTGGCGCAAAAAGCGGTTAACACTCAAGGTTTTAACCCGCAAGCAATTTTGCGTAACGCCTTAGAATGGATTGATAGTTTGGGGGCGATAGGTGCGATCGCATTCATCGCTATCTATATTATCGCTACTGTCGCGTTCTTCCCAGGCTCAATTTTAACTTTAGGCGCTGGCGTAGTTTTTGGCGTAGTTTTAGGTTCACTATACGTCTTTATCGGTGCAATAATTGGAGCAATTGCGGCTTTTTTAGTAGGACGTTATTTAGCAAGAAATTGGGTAGCTAAGAAAATAGCAGCTAATCAAAAATTTCAGGCAATAGATCGTGCTGTTACTAAAGAAGGATTAAAAATTGTTTTACTAACCCGCTTATCTCCGATATTTCCGTTTAATTTATTAAACTACGCTTTTGGGATTACCGGAGTATCTATTAAAGATTATGTAATTGGATCTTTGGGGATGATACCAGGCACAATTATGTATGTTTACCTTGGTTCTTTAGCAGGTAATTTGGCATTAATTGGCACAGATTCTCAACCTACTAACCTTACTCTGCAATGGCTCATTCGGATAATTGGATTCATCGCCACAGTAGTTGTAACAATTTATGTTTCTCGGATAGCGAAGAAAGCTTTAGAACAGGATGTTTTATAA
- a CDS encoding sensor histidine kinase yields MSMRSSAEIKAEIEDKLGFFPPFFEPALPNSQVLENLWQQTLMAYITNPLPVLFKESLSAYLSRYCSLPYCIICHSCSLYSLGVEARSVLELILAPPINKEEIDRYFSVLAAHPEQLTNLADLKAELTESLLYCSVFIATGKDDSGYYHNEMRHLLGVVNYQHLITFITYVKTCHVWVEAHREIAYQLDKRVKDNFGNLIKEVPDLDEFFHNYQQRIKGERQNFLEKSVEIAEFKEREALLQATKLDAENQELEFKVQERTAELNKSNQRLNEESLELLKALHKLEVKEKQLVMIVEKIQEGITLSDINGNFEVFNTKMSDITGYSKDEANNSNFLSVLYPSEDDQKQVIHQINEVLAKGETNDVETIITSKSGDKKSIAANTLLFHYKDRDMFLTTYQDITQRQKIEKNIQLSLAKEKELNELKASFIAMISHDLRNPMTTIFIATEILEVICSKSTETKANKYIEQIKKAIQRMVELIDDVLLISKASDRKLVCNPVSIDLTNLCSDLTKEEKFARGRDDAISFTNHSQYTNVFVDPSLLLPIFRNLLGNAIKYSPQGDTIQFEVDCQNNEAIFKIEDHGIGIPAKDLNKLFTSFHRSTNVGNIPGTGLGLSIVKNCVDLHGGQIEVESEVGVGTKFIVRIPLNYQGAVDEN; encoded by the coding sequence ATGTCTATGCGAAGTAGTGCAGAAATCAAGGCAGAAATTGAAGATAAATTAGGATTTTTCCCTCCTTTTTTTGAGCCAGCCTTGCCAAACTCACAAGTCTTGGAAAACCTATGGCAACAGACTTTGATGGCTTATATTACTAATCCATTACCAGTTTTATTTAAAGAAAGTCTTTCTGCATACCTCTCAAGGTACTGTAGCCTTCCTTACTGCATCATCTGTCACAGTTGTTCCTTATATTCTCTAGGTGTGGAAGCACGCTCTGTATTAGAGCTAATATTAGCTCCCCCCATAAACAAAGAGGAAATTGACAGATACTTCAGTGTACTTGCTGCCCATCCTGAACAGCTAACAAATTTAGCAGACTTAAAAGCAGAACTCACAGAAAGCCTACTTTACTGTTCAGTATTTATAGCCACAGGAAAAGACGATTCAGGATACTACCATAATGAAATGCGACACCTGTTGGGAGTCGTGAATTATCAACACTTAATCACATTTATTACTTACGTCAAAACCTGCCACGTTTGGGTTGAAGCCCATCGCGAGATTGCTTATCAACTGGATAAGAGAGTAAAGGATAATTTCGGGAACTTAATTAAAGAAGTACCTGATTTAGACGAGTTCTTCCACAACTATCAACAGAGAATCAAAGGTGAACGGCAAAACTTTTTAGAAAAATCAGTCGAAATTGCTGAATTTAAGGAACGTGAAGCATTACTTCAGGCTACAAAATTAGATGCAGAAAATCAAGAACTAGAATTTAAAGTTCAAGAGCGTACAGCAGAATTAAACAAAAGTAACCAACGGTTAAATGAAGAGAGTCTTGAACTTCTAAAAGCACTCCATAAGCTAGAGGTAAAGGAAAAACAATTAGTTATGATTGTTGAAAAAATTCAAGAAGGCATTACATTGAGTGATATCAATGGAAATTTTGAAGTATTTAATACCAAAATGTCAGACATTACAGGTTATTCCAAAGATGAAGCTAACAATAGTAATTTTTTAAGTGTTCTCTATCCTTCGGAGGATGACCAGAAGCAAGTAATTCATCAAATTAATGAAGTACTTGCAAAAGGTGAAACCAATGATGTAGAAACAATTATCACGTCAAAATCTGGAGATAAAAAAAGTATAGCAGCCAATACTTTATTATTTCATTACAAAGATCGAGATATGTTTCTAACTACTTATCAGGACATTACTCAACGCCAAAAAATAGAAAAAAATATTCAGTTATCTTTAGCTAAAGAAAAAGAACTTAATGAACTCAAAGCTAGTTTTATTGCAATGATATCCCATGATTTGCGTAACCCTATGACTACGATATTTATTGCTACGGAAATTTTAGAAGTAATTTGTAGTAAATCTACAGAAACAAAGGCGAATAAATATATTGAGCAAATAAAAAAAGCTATTCAACGAATGGTTGAATTAATAGACGATGTGCTGCTAATCAGTAAAGCGTCTGATAGAAAATTAGTGTGTAATCCTGTATCTATAGATCTAACAAATTTATGTTCTGACTTAACAAAAGAAGAAAAATTCGCAAGAGGAAGAGATGATGCTATTAGCTTTACAAATCATAGTCAATACACTAACGTTTTTGTAGATCCCAGCTTGCTATTGCCTATTTTCAGAAATTTGCTGGGCAATGCTATTAAATATTCCCCTCAAGGGGATACTATTCAATTTGAAGTAGATTGTCAAAATAATGAAGCTATTTTTAAAATTGAAGATCACGGCATTGGCATTCCAGCAAAAGATCTTAATAAACTATTCACCTCATTTCACCGATCTACGAATGTAGGTAATATTCCTGGCACAGGACTGGGACTATCAATTGTTAAAAACTGTGTGGACTTACATGGTGGTCAGATTGAAGTTGAAAGTGAAGTTGGAGTCGGTACAAAGTTTATAGTTAGGATTCCATTAAATTATCAAGGAGCAGTAGATGAAAATTGA
- a CDS encoding DUF4336 domain-containing protein — MQETLTKNNPKDWSWRFWALVPLYPYNRRRTIRTEIVKDTIWTFDQTQGIIYVVVPIRMTVVKLSEGGLLVYAPVAPTPECIRLVKELVAKHGEVKYIILPTVSGLEHKVFVVPFARYFPNSQIFIVPKQWSFPLNLPLSWLGFPRKRTNILPADSSKVPFADEFDYAVLDIDLGGRPFGEVAFFHKRSHTLLVTDAVISIPEEPPEIVQLDPYPLLFHAKDNAFDIIEDTQENRRKGWQRISLFAFYFRPSVLETIPLGKAFLDAFKVSERSKQAYFGLYPFKWKDNWQQSFEALRGGGRLFVAPILQTLILNRAPKETITWADRVASWNFHRIIPCHFDSPINANSQQFRQAFTFLEKQHFLINSSYRTVTNTLPEEDFELLREIEDKLNKIGIIQPRKEKV, encoded by the coding sequence ATGCAAGAGACTTTAACTAAAAATAATCCTAAAGATTGGTCATGGCGTTTTTGGGCGCTTGTGCCACTTTACCCCTACAACAGACGGCGGACAATTCGCACAGAAATTGTAAAAGACACAATCTGGACATTTGACCAGACGCAAGGCATCATTTACGTGGTTGTGCCAATTCGCATGACTGTGGTTAAACTTTCTGAAGGTGGTTTGCTTGTATATGCACCAGTTGCACCCACCCCAGAATGTATCCGGTTAGTCAAGGAGTTAGTAGCAAAACACGGTGAAGTCAAGTATATTATTTTACCCACCGTTTCAGGTTTAGAACATAAAGTATTTGTAGTCCCCTTTGCGAGATACTTTCCTAATTCTCAGATATTTATAGTTCCTAAGCAGTGGAGTTTTCCGTTAAATCTTCCCCTCAGTTGGCTAGGATTTCCAAGAAAACGTACTAATATTCTGCCTGCTGACAGTAGCAAAGTACCCTTTGCTGATGAATTTGACTACGCAGTGCTAGATATTGATTTGGGAGGAAGACCATTTGGAGAAGTGGCGTTTTTTCACAAGCGATCGCATACACTACTCGTAACAGATGCAGTTATTTCTATACCTGAAGAACCGCCAGAAATTGTTCAACTTGACCCTTACCCCTTACTATTCCACGCTAAAGATAACGCCTTCGATATTATCGAAGACACTCAGGAAAACCGCCGTAAGGGATGGCAGCGTATTTCTTTGTTTGCGTTTTACTTCCGACCAAGCGTGTTAGAAACAATTCCACTCGGAAAAGCATTTCTGGATGCTTTCAAAGTGTCAGAAAGATCAAAACAGGCATATTTTGGGTTATATCCCTTTAAATGGAAAGATAACTGGCAGCAATCATTTGAGGCACTGCGAGGAGGTGGACGCTTGTTTGTTGCACCAATATTGCAGACACTCATTCTCAACAGAGCGCCCAAAGAAACTATAACATGGGCTGATCGAGTAGCAAGTTGGAATTTTCATAGGATTATTCCTTGTCATTTCGACTCACCAATTAATGCTAATTCCCAGCAATTTAGACAGGCATTCACCTTTCTGGAAAAGCAACATTTTCTGATTAATAGCTCCTACCGTACTGTAACTAATACCTTGCCCGAAGAAGACTTTGAACTGCTGCGGGAAATAGAAGATAAATTAAACAAGATCGGTATTATACAACCACGAAAGGAAAAAGTATAA
- a CDS encoding MGH1-like glycoside hydrolase domain-containing protein, producing MTTEETRIAEDREHKAYWKRWGSYLSERQWGTVREDYSATGDAWEYFTHDQARSRAYRWGEDGIAGISDNHQRLCFAIALWNEQDSILKERLFGLTGKEGNHGEDVKEYYFYLDNTPTHSYMKYLYKYPQTAFPYTELVAENKERDRHAPEYELLDTGVFEQNRYFDVVVEYAKAAPEDILIRISITNKGSEAKPIHLLPTLWFRNTWSWNHDEQKPTLQLTHSDEKLSIVEADHPILGKRSLYCHGTPELLFTENETNNERLFDVANSSHYVKDGINNYLIHNQKSAVNPDKIGTKAAPHYQLLINAGETKVVKLRLCDTSEFIQPFGLEFDQIFAQRITEADEFYNRICPFEISEDERNIQRQAFAGMLWSKQFYYYVVQEWINGDLAKPVPPSERKQGRNIDWQHLFNEDIISMPDKWEYPWYAAWDLAFHLVPLAMIDPDFAKQQLDRLTREWYMHPNGQIPAYEWALSDVNPPVHAWAAMRVYQIEKKMYGRCDRKFLERVFQKLLLNFTWWVNRKDVDGKNVFQGGFLGLDNIGVFDRSAPLPGGGQISQADGTSWMGMYCLNLLAIALELAIELPVYEDIASKFFEHFLYIADAINHLGSDQTELWDETDGFFYDVLHCSSRNQLRVKVRSMVGLIPLFAITTIEPETLSKLPNFKRRLEWFIRNRPELKQNVACMETPGVGEKRLLSIVNSDKLRRILQKMLDESEFLSEYGIRAISRYHAEHPYILNIDGQEYRVDYEPGESSTAMFGGNSNWRGPIWFPVNYLIIESLQKFHFYLGDNFKIECPTNSGKMLNLWDVSTELSRRQIAIFLKDASGKRPVYNNAEMFQNHPDWSDLILFYEYFNGDRGSGIGASHQTGWTGLVAKLIQQCGEYQ from the coding sequence ATGACCACAGAAGAAACGAGAATAGCAGAAGATCGTGAACATAAAGCTTACTGGAAACGCTGGGGTTCATATTTGAGTGAACGACAGTGGGGAACTGTACGAGAAGACTACAGCGCCACTGGTGATGCTTGGGAATATTTTACTCACGATCAAGCTCGTTCTCGTGCCTATCGTTGGGGCGAAGATGGGATAGCTGGAATTTCTGATAACCATCAGCGACTTTGTTTTGCGATCGCACTCTGGAATGAACAAGATAGTATCCTCAAAGAGCGACTATTTGGCTTAACAGGTAAAGAAGGAAATCATGGGGAAGATGTTAAAGAATATTACTTCTATCTAGACAACACCCCAACTCACAGCTACATGAAGTATCTGTATAAATATCCTCAAACAGCTTTTCCTTATACAGAATTAGTAGCAGAAAATAAAGAGCGCGATCGCCATGCCCCAGAGTACGAGTTACTTGATACAGGGGTGTTTGAGCAAAATCGCTATTTTGATGTTGTTGTTGAGTATGCCAAGGCTGCACCAGAAGATATTCTGATTCGCATTAGTATTACTAATAAAGGTTCAGAAGCAAAACCTATACATTTATTGCCTACTTTGTGGTTTCGCAATACTTGGTCATGGAACCATGATGAGCAAAAACCAACTTTGCAATTAACTCATAGTGATGAAAAATTAAGTATTGTAGAAGCTGACCATCCCATTTTAGGAAAGCGATCGCTTTATTGTCACGGCACACCAGAATTACTATTTACAGAAAATGAAACCAACAATGAACGCTTGTTTGATGTTGCTAATTCCTCACATTACGTTAAAGATGGCATTAATAACTACCTAATTCACAACCAAAAGTCAGCCGTAAATCCCGATAAAATTGGTACAAAAGCTGCTCCTCATTACCAACTTTTAATTAATGCAGGTGAAACGAAAGTTGTTAAGCTGAGACTGTGTGATACATCCGAATTTATTCAACCTTTTGGATTAGAATTTGACCAAATTTTTGCACAACGTATAACAGAAGCTGACGAATTTTACAACCGAATTTGTCCCTTTGAAATTTCAGAAGACGAGCGCAACATCCAGCGACAAGCATTTGCGGGAATGTTATGGAGTAAACAGTTTTACTACTATGTTGTCCAAGAATGGATTAATGGTGATTTAGCTAAACCAGTGCCACCTTCTGAACGTAAACAGGGGAGAAACATAGACTGGCAACACTTGTTTAATGAAGATATTATATCCATGCCCGACAAGTGGGAATATCCTTGGTATGCAGCTTGGGATTTAGCTTTTCATCTAGTTCCCTTGGCAATGATCGATCCAGACTTTGCCAAACAACAACTAGATAGATTAACTCGCGAATGGTATATGCACCCAAACGGTCAAATTCCGGCTTATGAGTGGGCTTTAAGCGATGTTAATCCGCCTGTTCACGCTTGGGCAGCAATGCGAGTTTACCAGATTGAGAAAAAAATGTACGGTCGTTGCGATCGCAAATTTTTAGAACGAGTATTTCAAAAACTACTACTTAATTTTACTTGGTGGGTAAATCGCAAAGATGTTGACGGCAAAAACGTCTTTCAAGGCGGATTTTTAGGCTTAGATAATATTGGCGTTTTTGACCGTAGCGCCCCTCTGCCTGGAGGTGGACAAATTTCTCAAGCTGACGGTACAAGTTGGATGGGGATGTATTGCCTTAACCTGTTAGCAATTGCCCTAGAATTAGCAATTGAATTGCCAGTTTATGAAGATATTGCCAGCAAATTTTTCGAGCATTTTCTTTATATTGCTGATGCTATCAATCATCTAGGTAGTGACCAAACTGAACTCTGGGATGAAACAGATGGTTTCTTCTATGACGTACTACATTGTTCTAGTAGAAATCAACTGCGTGTCAAAGTACGCTCAATGGTAGGACTAATACCTTTATTTGCTATCACTACTATCGAACCCGAAACTCTTTCAAAACTTCCTAATTTTAAACGACGCTTAGAGTGGTTTATTCGTAATCGCCCAGAATTAAAGCAAAATGTCGCCTGCATGGAAACTCCAGGCGTAGGAGAAAAACGGTTGCTATCAATTGTAAATAGTGACAAACTCCGCCGAATTTTGCAAAAAATGTTGGATGAAAGCGAGTTTTTGAGCGAGTATGGAATTCGGGCTATTTCCCGCTATCATGCTGAACATCCTTATATATTAAACATTGACGGTCAGGAATACCGCGTAGATTACGAACCAGGCGAATCTAGCACCGCAATGTTTGGTGGCAATTCTAACTGGCGCGGTCCAATTTGGTTCCCAGTGAATTATTTAATTATCGAGTCCCTGCAAAAGTTCCATTTTTATCTGGGTGACAATTTTAAAATTGAGTGTCCCACCAATTCCGGCAAAATGCTCAATCTTTGGGACGTTTCGACGGAATTATCTCGCCGACAAATTGCAATTTTTCTTAAAGATGCGTCAGGAAAGCGACCAGTTTATAATAATGCAGAAATGTTTCAAAACCATCCTGATTGGAGTGATTTGATTTTATTTTACGAATATTTTAATGGCGATCGCGGCAGTGGAATCGGTGCTTCTCATCAAACGGGTTGGACTGGTTTAGTAGCTAAATTAATTCAGCAGTGTGGTGAA
- a CDS encoding ATP-binding response regulator has product MRVNSTDKGIILIIDDTPTNLEILLDFLENHGYKVVVSEDGESAIEMAEYAPPDLILLDIIMPGIDGFETCRRLKANQVTQDIPIIFMTALADNVDKVKGLNLGAVDYITKPLEHEEVLARINIHLRLQNLTKKLIEQNVRLEEEIKQRQQAQQKISEQAALLDIATDAIFVQDLSNNIVFWNKGAERLYGWEAEEAIGKNVLELLYKEISPEIQEPLENLTYTGEWLGELNQVTKDGKNLIVTSRWTKVLDSNGQLKSILVVNTDITEKKQLESQFLRAQRMESLGVLAGGIAHDLNNVLTPVLMAVQLLETKLHDEQSQQWLQILENNVNRGADLIKQVLSFTKGISGERTTLQVSHLIQEIKQLASETFPKSICVNTNINRDLKTVLGDATQLHQVLLNLVVNARDAMPQGGILKIEANNIYIDEHYARINIDSKIGEYILISVSDTGIGIDRNILERIFEPFFTTKELGKGTGLGLSTVVGIVKSHGGFINVYSEVGKGTEFRVYLPSSEIIEIQQSLDSTNLLKKGRGQLILVAEDEEPIRNITKTVLEINGYRVITAADGAEAILLYRQYQSEIKVVVLDMMMPYLDASAAIRLLEEINPEVKIIAVSGLASNETITEINSACVKIFLSKPYTSTEVLNKLQMVIDYK; this is encoded by the coding sequence ATGAGGGTTAATTCTACTGACAAAGGTATTATCTTAATTATTGATGATACTCCTACGAATTTAGAAATATTACTGGATTTTTTAGAAAATCATGGCTACAAAGTTGTAGTATCTGAAGATGGTGAAAGTGCTATTGAGATGGCAGAATATGCCCCTCCAGACTTAATTCTGTTAGATATAATCATGCCAGGAATAGATGGGTTTGAAACTTGCCGTCGCTTAAAAGCTAACCAAGTAACTCAAGATATCCCCATAATTTTTATGACCGCCTTAGCGGATAATGTAGATAAGGTTAAAGGATTAAATCTGGGTGCAGTAGATTACATTACTAAACCTCTAGAACATGAAGAAGTTTTAGCGAGAATTAACATTCACCTGCGTTTACAAAATCTCACCAAAAAATTAATTGAGCAAAATGTGCGTTTGGAAGAAGAAATTAAACAACGCCAACAAGCACAACAAAAAATTAGCGAACAAGCAGCTTTGCTAGATATTGCCACTGATGCTATCTTCGTGCAAGATTTGTCAAACAATATTGTGTTTTGGAACAAAGGCGCTGAAAGATTATATGGATGGGAAGCAGAGGAAGCTATTGGAAAAAATGTTTTAGAACTTTTATATAAAGAAATATCACCAGAAATTCAAGAGCCATTAGAAAATCTCACATATACTGGTGAATGGCTGGGAGAATTGAATCAAGTTACAAAGGATGGCAAGAATTTAATTGTAACCAGCCGTTGGACAAAAGTGCTAGATTCTAACGGGCAACTTAAATCAATTCTTGTTGTAAATACGGATATTACAGAAAAGAAACAACTAGAATCGCAATTTCTCCGCGCTCAACGCATGGAAAGTCTTGGTGTACTAGCTGGAGGAATTGCTCACGATTTAAACAACGTACTTACACCTGTTTTAATGGCTGTGCAACTGCTAGAAACCAAACTGCATGATGAGCAAAGTCAACAGTGGTTGCAAATATTAGAAAACAATGTTAATCGTGGGGCAGATTTAATTAAACAAGTATTATCTTTTACTAAAGGAATATCAGGAGAAAGAACAACTCTTCAAGTCAGTCATTTGATTCAAGAAATTAAACAACTTGCTTCTGAAACTTTTCCTAAATCAATTTGCGTTAATACCAATATTAATCGAGATTTAAAAACAGTCTTAGGGGATGCCACGCAACTGCATCAAGTGCTACTTAACTTAGTAGTTAATGCTAGGGATGCCATGCCTCAAGGAGGAATTTTAAAAATTGAGGCTAATAATATTTATATTGACGAACATTACGCACGAATCAATATTGATTCTAAAATAGGAGAATATATATTAATTTCTGTATCCGATACGGGAATAGGAATTGATCGCAATATCTTAGAAAGAATATTTGAACCATTTTTTACCACTAAAGAATTAGGAAAAGGTACAGGCTTAGGTCTGTCAACAGTTGTTGGCATTGTTAAAAGTCATGGTGGTTTTATTAATGTTTATAGCGAAGTAGGTAAGGGAACAGAATTTAGAGTCTATTTACCAAGTAGCGAAATTATCGAAATTCAACAATCTTTAGATTCAACTAATTTATTAAAGAAAGGACGGGGACAACTAATTTTAGTGGCTGAAGATGAAGAACCAATTCGCAATATTACTAAAACTGTATTAGAAATTAATGGTTATAGGGTAATAACAGCAGCAGATGGTGCGGAAGCAATTCTATTATATAGGCAATATCAGTCAGAAATTAAAGTAGTAGTACTAGATATGATGATGCCTTATTTGGATGCTTCAGCAGCTATCAGGCTACTTGAAGAAATTAATCCAGAAGTTAAAATTATTGCTGTTAGTGGTCTAGCTTCTAATGAAACAATAACTGAAATTAATAGTGCTTGTGTAAAAATATTTTTGTCAAAGCCATACACTTCTACAGAAGTATTAAATAAATTACAGATGGTGATAGATTACAAGTAA
- a CDS encoding class I SAM-dependent methyltransferase has product MQDWEEIIKGSYAKDLEERKTWYSSAADAYNKARPRYPQELIARVVELAQLPSKAAILEIGCGPGNATVGFAQLGFKIVCIEPNQEFCHLAQQNCASYPNVEIKNTAFEDCNLENEKFNAVLAATSIHWISPDVVYPKSADILQDNGCLILLWNMTPQAHYEVYQDLKEVYQIHAPSFVRYEDRKTQEEILKGLGEIVINSGRFKDLVSEHIACEVTYHIDNYLLLLNSLSPYLALDEKTRNYLFEGLREKIENNYGGSIQLSYLCAFQIAKKLR; this is encoded by the coding sequence ATGCAAGACTGGGAAGAAATCATCAAAGGCTCTTATGCCAAAGACTTAGAAGAAAGAAAAACTTGGTATTCTTCTGCGGCAGATGCCTACAATAAAGCAAGACCACGTTATCCTCAAGAATTGATTGCTCGTGTTGTAGAGTTAGCGCAACTTCCATCAAAAGCAGCTATTCTTGAGATTGGGTGTGGACCTGGAAATGCCACTGTAGGATTTGCTCAATTAGGTTTTAAAATAGTTTGTATTGAGCCAAACCAAGAATTTTGTCACTTAGCACAACAAAACTGTGCATCCTATCCCAATGTAGAGATTAAAAATACTGCGTTTGAAGATTGCAACCTAGAAAATGAGAAATTTAATGCAGTTTTAGCAGCTACTTCAATTCATTGGATTTCACCTGATGTTGTATATCCCAAATCTGCCGATATTTTACAAGATAATGGTTGTTTAATATTGTTGTGGAACATGACACCTCAAGCTCATTATGAGGTTTACCAAGACTTAAAGGAAGTCTATCAAATTCATGCTCCGTCTTTTGTGCGATATGAAGATAGGAAGACGCAGGAAGAAATACTCAAAGGTTTAGGAGAAATAGTTATTAATTCAGGTAGGTTTAAAGATTTAGTTTCTGAGCATATAGCCTGTGAAGTAACTTATCACATTGATAATTACTTGCTGCTTTTAAACAGTCTATCGCCTTACTTAGCATTAGACGAAAAAACTAGAAATTATTTATTTGAAGGTTTGAGAGAAAAGATAGAAAATAATTATGGAGGTAGTATTCAGCTTTCATACCTCTGCGCTTTTCAAATTGCTAAAAAATTAAGATAG
- a CDS encoding mercuric reductase: MSNSDFQTVSVLPVDEYNQKLVSYVHPPNWVNPEPAECYNLVVIGGGTAGLVVAAGAAGLGLGLKVALIEKHLMGGDCLNVGCVPSKSIIRSARVVGEIWEAKRFGINVNREQVQVDFASVMERMRRIRANISPHDSAQRFQDIGVDVFLGSGRFVSGNTIEVGDQKLKFKKAVIATGARAAQPSIQGIEQAGYLTNETVFSLTERPQRLAVIGGGAIGCELAQTFRRFGCEVVLFHRGSHLLNKEDADAAEIIQNVFIHEGINLVLNSKITSVEKTATGKTIYFSRNNNTEESITVDEILVGTGRSPNVEKLNLEAVGVEYDRIHGVKVNDYLQTTNPNIYAAGDICMNWKFTHAADAAARIVIKNTLFSPFGLGRAKLSDLVMPWVTYTDPEIAHVGMYGHEAKEKGINVDTITIPFSSVDRAIADGEEVGFVKIHHQQGSDQILGATIVARHAGEMISEVTTTIVGKVGLNKLSGVIHPYPTQAEGIKKAADSYRRTLLTPTSKKFLGLLTKIS; this comes from the coding sequence ATGTCTAATTCAGACTTCCAGACCGTCTCAGTTCTGCCAGTGGATGAGTATAATCAGAAATTGGTTTCCTATGTACATCCACCAAACTGGGTTAATCCTGAACCTGCTGAGTGTTACAACTTAGTTGTAATTGGCGGTGGTACTGCTGGATTAGTTGTAGCAGCAGGTGCAGCAGGTTTAGGTTTAGGTTTGAAAGTCGCCTTGATTGAAAAGCATTTGATGGGTGGCGATTGTTTGAACGTTGGTTGCGTTCCTTCTAAGTCTATTATTCGCTCCGCGCGTGTTGTTGGTGAAATCTGGGAAGCAAAACGTTTTGGTATTAATGTTAATCGTGAACAGGTGCAAGTTGATTTTGCCTCTGTGATGGAACGAATGCGGAGAATTAGGGCAAATATTAGTCCTCACGATTCTGCACAGAGATTTCAAGATATTGGGGTTGATGTTTTTTTGGGTAGTGGTCGTTTTGTTAGTGGTAATACAATTGAAGTAGGCGACCAAAAGCTGAAGTTTAAAAAAGCTGTAATTGCAACAGGAGCAAGAGCAGCGCAACCGTCAATTCAGGGAATTGAACAAGCAGGTTATCTGACTAATGAAACGGTATTTTCCCTCACAGAACGTCCTCAACGTCTAGCTGTAATTGGTGGTGGGGCTATTGGTTGCGAATTAGCTCAAACTTTCCGCCGTTTTGGGTGTGAGGTAGTTCTATTTCATAGAGGTTCCCATCTTCTCAATAAAGAAGATGCTGACGCGGCAGAAATTATTCAAAATGTGTTTATCCACGAAGGCATCAATTTAGTATTAAATTCCAAAATTACATCTGTAGAAAAAACGGCTACAGGAAAAACAATTTACTTTAGCCGGAATAATAATACTGAAGAATCTATAACAGTAGATGAAATTTTAGTTGGTACGGGTAGAAGTCCCAATGTTGAAAAATTGAATTTAGAAGCGGTTGGGGTAGAGTATGATCGCATTCATGGGGTGAAGGTGAATGATTATCTGCAAACAACCAACCCCAATATTTATGCTGCTGGCGATATCTGCATGAATTGGAAATTTACCCATGCTGCTGATGCTGCTGCGCGAATTGTAATTAAAAATACTTTATTTTCTCCTTTTGGTTTGGGACGAGCTAAATTAAGTGATTTGGTGATGCCTTGGGTAACGTATACTGATCCTGAGATTGCTCATGTGGGGATGTATGGACATGAAGCTAAGGAAAAAGGGATTAATGTCGATACTATTACAATTCCTTTTAGTAGTGTAGATCGTGCGATCGCAGATGGTGAAGAGGTAGGCTTTGTAAAAATCCATCATCAACAAGGCTCAGATCAAATCTTAGGTGCAACTATTGTCGCCCGTCATGCAGGTGAGATGATTTCAGAAGTAACGACAACAATTGTCGGTAAAGTAGGTTTAAATAAACTTTCTGGCGTAATTCATCCTTATCCAACTCAAGCAGAAGGAATTAAAAAAGCCGCAGATAGTTATCGTCGCACGTTGCTCACGCCTACATCTAAAAAATTTTTAGGATTGCTAACTAAAATTTCTTAG